In one Fundulus heteroclitus isolate FHET01 chromosome 3, MU-UCD_Fhet_4.1, whole genome shotgun sequence genomic region, the following are encoded:
- the LOC105918853 gene encoding acidic amino acid decarboxylase GADL1, giving the protein MTRQMNGHSTLEELMKPDKCSPDTAEDMEPAESFIQQAMEIIIQEAVKKGTNVKEKVCEWRPPEQLKELLDLELKDTGEPESKILQRCRDAIRYSVKTSHPRFFNQLFAGMEPHSMVASFITEAIKTSLYTYEVAPVFTLMEDAVLKTMMELIGWKDGGDGLFNPGGSMSNMYAVNLARYYYCPDFKETGIYGSPRLVMLTSQESHYSIAKAAALLGLGTKNVYVVPSDSRGKMIPSALEEKIHLAKSEGAVPFIVNATAGTTVFGAFDPIDEIADICQKHNLWLHVDACWGGGALMSKKHKHLLKGIHRANSVAWNLHKMLMATLQCSAFLVRDKSCLLQRCHCAGASYLFQQDKFYDVSYDTGDKSVQCSRKPDAFKFWLMWKAVGTRELENRVDRALEMARYLAQEIKKREGFRLVIEPEFANVCFWYIPPSLRNLPDGPELRKKLHAVAPVVKERMMKSGTMMIGYQKHGDKPNFFRMVVISPQVKRQDLDFVLEEIHRLGKDL; this is encoded by the exons ATGACGAGACAAATGAATG GCCATTCCACCTTGGAGGAGCTGATGAAGCCGGACAAATGCTCTCCAGATACTGCTGAGGACATGGAACCAGCAGAGAGCTTCATCCAACAAGCCATGGAAATAATTATTCAAGAAGCAGTGAAAAAAGGAACAAACGTCAAAGAGAAG GTTTGTGAGTGGCGGCCCCCTGAGCAGCTGAAAGAGCTGCTGGACCTGGAGCTGAAAGACACAGGAGAGCCTGAGTCCAAGATACTGCAGCGTTGCAGGGACGCCATCAGATACAGCGTCAAGACCA GTCACCCTCGTTTCTTCAACCAGTTGTTTGCGGGGATGGAGCCTCATTCCATGGTGGCAAGTTTCATTACTGAGGCAATAAAAACCAGCCT GTACACGTATGAGGTGGCCCCAGTATTCACTTTGATGGAGGATGCTGTACTAAAGACGATGATGGAGCTGATAGGCTGGAAGGACGGAGGGGATGGACTCTTTAATCCAG GGGGATCGATGTCCAACATGTATGCTGTAAATTTAGCACGGTATTACTACTGTCCAGATTTTAAAGAGACTGGGATCTACGGTTCTCCACGGCTAGTCATGTTAACGTCTCAGGAG AGTCATTACTCCATCGCTAAAGCAGCAGCTTTGCTGGGATTAGGCACCAAGAATGTTTATGTTGTGCCTTCTGATAGCAG GGGGAAAATGATTCCATCCGCTCTGGAAGAAAAAATACATCTGGCAAAAAGTGAG GGTGCGGTTCCTTTCATCGTAAATGCCACAGCCGGAACAACCGTGTTTGGCGCTTTTGATCCCATTGATGAGATTGCCGACATCTGCCAGAAGCACAACCTGTGGCTGCATGTGGAT GCATGCTGGGGTGGAGGTGCTCTGATGTCTAAGAAGCACAAGCACTTATTAAAGGGCATCCACAG GGCCAATTCTGTTGCCTGGAACCTTCACAAAATGTTGATGGCTACCCTGCAGTGCTCGGCTTTCCTGGTTCGAGACAAGAGC TGTCTCCTCCAGCGTTGCCACTGTGCCGGGGCGTCCTAcctcttccagcaggacaagtTCTACGATGTGAGCTACGACACCGGGGACAAGTCGGTCCAGTGCAGCAGGAAGCCAGACGCTTTCAAGTTCTGGCTCATGTGGAAAGCTGTGGGGACCAGAGAGCTGGAGAACAGGGTGGACAGAGCCCTCGAAATGGCCAG GTATCTTGCACAAGAGatcaaaaaaagagaaggatTCAGATTGGTAATAGAG CCTGAGTTTGCAAATGTTTGCTTCTGGTACATCCCACCAAGCTTGAGGAACCTACCGGATGGCCCCGAGCTGCGGAAAAAGCTACACGCT GTGGCGCCAGTAGTTAAGGAGCGCATGATGAAGTCTGGTACTATGATGATTGGCTATCAGAAGCATGGGGACAAGCCCAACTTTTTCCGGATGGTTGTCATCAGCCCTCAGGTGAAAAGGCAGGATTTGGACTTCGTCCTGGAGGAGATACACCGTCTGGGGAAGGACTTGTAA